One part of the Fusibacter sp. A1 genome encodes these proteins:
- the gcvT gene encoding glycine cleavage system aminomethyltransferase GcvT, with the protein MENLKRTPLYDAHVAAGAKMVPFAGWEMPIEYTGLVDEHTAVREAAGLFDVSHMGEVEVKGADAFNFVQYLVSNDVSTLEDNQILYTHMCYEDGGTVDDLLVYRFDSEFFYLVINASNIDKDVAWIKEVAAKYDVEITNVSDDVAEVAIQGPNAQTILQLVSDVDLTEIKFFYCNREVKIAGKTCLVSRTGYTGEDGFEVYAKPEDITEIWNALMEAGKEHGLKPAALGCRDTLRFEVALPLYGNELSSEISPLEGGLGFFVKLDAGDFMGRDALVKQKEEGLTKKIIGFEMTEKGIPRQGYEVLVAGEIVGTVTTGYLSPSTGRTVGLALVKNGVTEMGSEIEIQIRKKTKKATVVAKRFYKKSYKK; encoded by the coding sequence ATGGAAAATTTGAAGCGCACGCCCCTTTATGACGCACATGTGGCGGCTGGAGCGAAAATGGTGCCCTTTGCAGGTTGGGAGATGCCAATCGAGTACACGGGTCTTGTGGACGAGCATACTGCAGTACGCGAAGCAGCCGGTCTTTTCGACGTGTCTCACATGGGAGAGGTAGAAGTAAAAGGTGCGGATGCATTTAATTTTGTTCAGTATTTGGTTTCTAACGATGTGAGCACACTTGAGGACAATCAGATCCTATACACGCACATGTGCTATGAAGACGGCGGAACAGTGGACGATCTGCTTGTATACAGATTCGACAGTGAGTTCTTCTATCTTGTCATCAACGCGTCAAACATCGATAAGGATGTCGCCTGGATTAAAGAAGTAGCGGCTAAATATGATGTTGAAATCACAAACGTTTCAGATGATGTGGCAGAAGTGGCGATTCAAGGACCCAACGCACAAACAATCCTACAGCTTGTTTCGGATGTCGATTTGACTGAAATCAAATTCTTCTACTGCAATAGAGAAGTGAAGATTGCCGGCAAGACTTGTCTTGTGTCTAGAACTGGCTATACTGGCGAGGATGGATTCGAAGTATACGCGAAACCTGAGGACATCACTGAGATCTGGAATGCGCTGATGGAAGCTGGAAAAGAACATGGCTTAAAGCCTGCAGCTCTGGGCTGCCGCGATACGCTACGTTTTGAAGTGGCTCTTCCTCTATATGGCAATGAGCTTTCAAGTGAGATCTCACCTCTAGAAGGCGGTCTTGGATTCTTCGTTAAGCTGGATGCCGGCGATTTTATGGGTCGCGACGCTTTAGTAAAGCAAAAAGAAGAAGGTCTGACTAAGAAGATCATCGGATTCGAGATGACTGAAAAAGGAATTCCAAGACAAGGTTATGAAGTGCTTGTCGCAGGCGAGATTGTCGGTACGGTGACTACAGGGTATCTGTCGCCATCGACAGGAAGAACTGTAGGTCTTGCCCTTGTTAAGAACGGTGTGACTGAAATGGGTTCTGAAATTGAAATCCAAATCCGTAAAAAGACAAAAAAAGCAACGGTTGTCGCTAAAAGATTTTACAAAAAAAGCTACAAAAAATAG
- the lipA gene encoding lipoyl synthase encodes MPRKRLPEWFKIAKPDAAALRSMEKLVHNKKLHTVCHEANCPNKGTCFKSKSVTFMILGKNCTRNCSFCNVSYKTPMAVDPDEPMHIANAVVELGLKHIVITSVTRDDLEDQGATQFANTIRAIKENSDATVEVLIPDLQGNTEHLKIITDAKPDVIGHNLETIRRLYDTVRPDAVYERSLSVLRTIKELDPAIYTKSGIMVGLGEKTEEVHSLMGDLRAVDCDIFTIGQYLRPSDEHIEIEEYVTPQAFEAYEAKGKELGFKAVAAGPFVRSSFNALEVFDQSKEVD; translated from the coding sequence ATGCCAAGAAAACGTTTACCGGAGTGGTTCAAGATCGCTAAGCCGGATGCTGCCGCACTGAGAAGCATGGAAAAGTTAGTGCATAACAAAAAGCTTCATACCGTCTGCCATGAGGCGAACTGTCCGAACAAGGGAACCTGTTTCAAATCTAAATCGGTAACCTTCATGATTTTGGGTAAGAACTGTACACGAAACTGTAGTTTTTGCAATGTGAGCTATAAAACGCCGATGGCGGTGGATCCCGACGAGCCCATGCATATCGCAAACGCGGTGGTGGAGTTAGGACTCAAACATATCGTAATCACCTCTGTCACAAGGGATGACCTTGAGGATCAGGGTGCCACCCAGTTTGCAAATACGATCAGGGCTATTAAAGAGAACAGCGATGCGACTGTCGAAGTGCTCATCCCGGATCTGCAAGGAAATACAGAGCATCTGAAAATCATCACCGATGCAAAACCTGATGTCATAGGACACAATCTTGAGACAATCAGAAGATTATACGATACGGTCAGACCGGATGCAGTCTACGAGCGCTCACTTTCTGTCTTAAGGACGATCAAGGAGCTGGATCCTGCTATCTATACCAAATCAGGAATAATGGTTGGCCTAGGTGAGAAAACTGAAGAAGTTCATTCGTTGATGGGCGACCTTCGCGCTGTCGACTGTGATATATTTACCATCGGTCAGTATCTGAGACCGTCTGATGAACACATTGAAATTGAAGAATATGTAACACCACAAGCTTTTGAAGCCTACGAGGCAAAAGGCAAGGAGCTAGGCTTTAAAGCCGTGGCGGCAGGGCCGTTTGTGAGAAGCTCGTTCAATGCTTTAGAAGTATTTGATCAAAGTAAGGAAGTCGATTAA
- a CDS encoding DUF2156 domain-containing protein: MIKKLTYHDKALLTPYFDAFNIPVSDLTLTNVMMWKDKYATAYLTLKGFLYLIYTHEDGATSYSQPIGDYDDSLGLLESVKALVKLQIVGGQSLTFRNMDRKTAELIAGNLSHVHMLPSPEHNDYCYLTTELSELKGNRYHKKKNHVNQFIHHYGDNHQIEAITAANALDCLICSQNWCVDKNCDGSKDLCFEYLGILHVLKNWNDYPVEGLLIRHDQIVIGYSFGEMLTDDYFVVHIEKGDTRYQGIYPYLNMLMAGAVSGRFQYVNREQDLGIPGLIKAKKSYHPHHYIEKCELVIQTV, translated from the coding sequence ATGATCAAAAAACTGACCTATCACGATAAAGCATTGCTAACACCCTATTTCGACGCATTCAACATTCCTGTTTCAGATCTCACGCTTACCAACGTGATGATGTGGAAAGATAAATACGCCACCGCGTATCTGACACTCAAGGGTTTTCTTTATCTTATCTATACTCACGAAGACGGCGCTACCAGTTATTCGCAACCAATAGGCGACTACGATGACAGTTTGGGGCTACTGGAAAGCGTCAAGGCGCTGGTCAAGCTTCAAATCGTGGGCGGCCAGTCGCTGACCTTCAGAAATATGGATAGAAAAACCGCCGAGCTCATCGCAGGCAACCTCTCTCACGTCCATATGCTTCCAAGCCCCGAGCACAATGATTACTGCTACCTCACCACTGAACTGTCAGAGCTTAAGGGAAACAGATATCATAAAAAGAAGAATCACGTAAACCAGTTTATCCACCACTACGGAGATAATCATCAAATTGAAGCTATCACTGCGGCTAACGCGCTTGACTGTCTGATCTGTTCACAAAACTGGTGCGTAGATAAAAACTGTGACGGATCGAAGGACTTGTGTTTTGAGTATCTCGGAATACTGCACGTACTAAAAAACTGGAACGACTATCCTGTTGAAGGACTACTCATAAGACATGACCAGATCGTGATCGGATACTCCTTTGGAGAGATGCTCACAGATGATTACTTTGTCGTTCATATCGAAAAGGGCGACACCAGATACCAGGGAATCTATCCTTATCTCAATATGCTTATGGCAGGTGCGGTTTCAGGCAGATTCCAGTATGTCAACCGTGAACAGGATCTAGGTATTCCTGGCCTGATCAAGGCAAAA